The following proteins are co-located in the Halococcus salsus genome:
- the nuoL gene encoding NADH-quinone oxidoreductase subunit L: MAALDYAPAIAVLPLVSFVIALFAGRVLPKKGALAGIIATAGSLVLSAWTALAVAGGATVNTRLYTFAATGGFDLHLGVLIDPLAALMLLIVSLVSFLVHVFSLGFMNDENETGIPRYYAGLGLFTASMLGFVMADNLFMAFMFFEMVGFCSWLLIGHWFKRDAPASAAKKAFLVTRFGDYFLLVGLVGILATFGTASFAGQGSFPALAEAALSGNLVGLTTFGLSPAGWFSILGLLVLGGVIGKSAQFPLHTWLPDAMEGPTPVSALIHAATMVAAGVYLVARMYGFYALLPTVLAVIAFVGGFTALFAASMAVVKRDIKQVLAYSTISQYGYMTLALGAGGYTAAVFHLMTHAFFKALLFLGAGSVIIATHHTQDMWDLGGLKDRLPTTYWTFVAASLALAGIFPFAGFWSKDEVLYEALSAGLSSPVLLVAYAFGLIAVFVTGFYTIRMVLLTFHGEPRSDAARNAHGVGWSVKAPLVVLGVLAVVAGFVNMLPVAEALNLDITYLEHWLAHGVGNATGEHYYELVEEFAGYGASVSSLLAAVVSLVVALAGAGLAYALYSGRSPRSHTDRLGALKPLLMHNYYQDEYQVWLANGTARVARAVSTFDNGVVDGVVNGVSSISLLSGDRIKRLQTGVVTNYAALLSLGLVVLLVAFGLLGGWF, encoded by the coding sequence ATGGCGGCACTCGACTACGCACCCGCGATAGCGGTCCTCCCGCTCGTCTCGTTCGTGATCGCGCTGTTCGCCGGCCGCGTCCTCCCGAAGAAGGGCGCGCTCGCCGGCATCATCGCCACCGCCGGCTCGCTGGTCCTCTCGGCGTGGACCGCGCTCGCGGTCGCCGGCGGCGCGACGGTCAACACCCGGCTCTACACCTTCGCCGCCACCGGCGGGTTCGACCTCCATCTGGGGGTCCTGATCGACCCGCTCGCGGCACTGATGCTCCTCATCGTCTCGCTGGTCTCCTTCCTCGTCCACGTCTTCAGCCTCGGCTTCATGAACGACGAGAACGAGACCGGCATTCCGCGCTACTACGCCGGGCTCGGTCTCTTCACTGCGAGCATGCTCGGCTTCGTGATGGCCGACAACCTGTTCATGGCGTTCATGTTCTTCGAGATGGTCGGCTTCTGCTCGTGGCTCCTGATCGGCCACTGGTTCAAGCGCGACGCGCCCGCGAGCGCCGCGAAGAAGGCCTTCCTCGTCACGCGCTTCGGGGACTACTTCCTCCTCGTCGGCCTCGTCGGGATCCTCGCCACCTTCGGGACGGCCTCGTTCGCCGGGCAGGGGAGCTTCCCGGCGCTCGCCGAAGCCGCGCTGTCGGGGAACCTGGTCGGGCTCACCACCTTCGGACTCTCGCCCGCCGGTTGGTTCTCGATACTCGGCCTGCTCGTTCTCGGCGGGGTCATCGGCAAGTCCGCCCAGTTCCCGCTCCACACCTGGCTCCCCGACGCGATGGAGGGCCCCACGCCGGTCTCGGCGCTTATCCACGCCGCGACGATGGTGGCCGCCGGGGTCTACCTCGTCGCCCGGATGTACGGCTTCTACGCGCTCCTGCCGACGGTGCTCGCGGTCATCGCGTTCGTCGGCGGTTTTACCGCCCTCTTCGCGGCGTCGATGGCCGTCGTCAAACGCGACATCAAGCAGGTGCTCGCCTACTCCACCATCTCGCAGTACGGCTACATGACCCTCGCGCTCGGCGCGGGCGGCTACACCGCCGCGGTCTTCCACCTCATGACCCACGCCTTCTTCAAGGCGCTGCTGTTCCTCGGGGCCGGCTCGGTGATCATCGCGACCCACCACACCCAGGACATGTGGGACCTCGGCGGGCTCAAGGACCGTCTACCCACGACCTACTGGACCTTCGTGGCAGCCTCGCTCGCGCTCGCGGGGATCTTCCCGTTCGCGGGCTTCTGGTCGAAGGACGAGGTGCTCTACGAGGCGCTCTCGGCGGGGCTGAGTTCGCCCGTGCTCCTCGTCGCCTACGCCTTCGGGCTGATCGCAGTGTTCGTCACCGGCTTCTATACGATCCGGATGGTTCTGCTCACGTTCCACGGCGAGCCGCGGAGCGACGCCGCCCGGAACGCCCACGGCGTCGGCTGGAGCGTGAAGGCCCCGCTCGTGGTGCTCGGCGTGCTCGCGGTCGTCGCCGGCTTCGTCAACATGCTGCCCGTCGCCGAGGCCCTGAACCTCGACATCACGTACCTCGAACACTGGCTCGCTCACGGTGTCGGGAACGCCACCGGCGAGCACTACTACGAACTCGTCGAGGAGTTCGCCGGCTACGGTGCGTCGGTGTCGTCGCTGCTCGCCGCGGTCGTCTCGCTGGTGGTCGCGCTCGCCGGCGCGGGACTCGCCTACGCCCTCTACAGCGGTCGTTCCCCGCGGTCCCACACCGACCGCCTCGGCGCGCTCAAACCCCTCCTCATGCACAACTACTACCAGGACGAGTACCAGGTCTGGCTCGCGAACGGCACCGCCCGCGTCGCCCGCGCGGTCAGCACCTTCGACAACGGCGTCGTCGACGGCGTCGTCAACGGCGTATCGAGCATCAGCCTCCTCTCCGGGGACCGCATCAAACGCCTCCAGACGGGGGTCGTCACCAACTACGCCGCGCTGCTCTCGCTCGGGCTCGTGGTCCTACTGGTGGCCTTCGGCCTGCTCGGGGGGTGGTTCTGA
- the nuoK gene encoding NADH-quinone oxidoreductase subunit NuoK, with protein sequence MVPVEYYLLLSAGLFCIGLFGILTRRNALLYLMCVELMLTAGNVNLVAFSFQHGNLTGQVFSLFVIALAAAEVAVGIGIVLVLYRNFRGVDVTEATTMRW encoded by the coding sequence ATGGTCCCCGTCGAATACTACCTCCTGCTCTCTGCGGGGCTGTTCTGTATCGGGCTCTTCGGTATCCTCACCCGCCGGAACGCCCTGCTGTACCTGATGTGCGTCGAGCTCATGCTCACCGCGGGCAACGTCAACCTCGTCGCCTTCTCGTTCCAACACGGCAACCTCACCGGCCAGGTGTTCAGCCTGTTCGTGATCGCGCTCGCGGCGGCGGAGGTCGCCGTCGGCATCGGCATCGTGCTCGTACTCTACCGTAACTTCCGTGGCGTCGACGTCACCGAAGCAACGACCATGAGGTGGTAA
- a CDS encoding NADH-quinone oxidoreductase subunit J, whose product MTTRPHLKIGRHLLPGLVAVALFVVLAVTVLTESFPAPAGFPGGGSITASIGYALFNFDAGAYPAEGFLATFIIIALVLDVALDAAVMLAKTEADGRIAGALRFRTDPDEPGDADERDPQRSPVRPDGGED is encoded by the coding sequence GTGACCACCCGTCCCCACCTCAAGATCGGCCGGCATCTCTTGCCCGGCCTCGTCGCGGTCGCACTGTTCGTCGTGCTCGCCGTGACCGTTCTCACCGAGTCGTTCCCCGCCCCCGCGGGCTTTCCGGGGGGTGGGTCGATCACCGCCTCGATCGGCTACGCCCTGTTCAACTTCGACGCGGGAGCCTACCCTGCCGAGGGCTTCCTCGCGACGTTCATCATCATCGCGCTCGTCCTCGACGTCGCCCTCGACGCCGCGGTGATGCTCGCGAAGACCGAAGCCGACGGCCGGATCGCCGGCGCGCTCCGGTTCCGGACAGACCCCGACGAGCCGGGCGACGCCGACGAACGGGACCCCCAGCGCTCGCCGGTCCGCCCCGACGGGGGTGAGGACTGA
- a CDS encoding NADH-quinone oxidoreductase subunit J: protein MPYETVAFALFALVTVLSALGVVLMEDVWHSALMLGAALLSVAIHYIMMSAEFLAAMQILVYVGGVLILISFAVMLTRTDDATEATS from the coding sequence ATCCCGTACGAGACGGTCGCGTTCGCGCTGTTCGCGCTCGTCACGGTTCTCAGTGCCCTCGGCGTCGTCCTGATGGAGGACGTCTGGCACTCCGCGTTGATGCTCGGGGCGGCGCTGTTGAGCGTCGCCATCCACTACATCATGATGAGCGCGGAGTTCCTCGCCGCGATGCAGATCCTGGTCTACGTCGGTGGCGTGTTGATCCTGATCTCGTTCGCCGTGATGCTCACCCGCACCGACGACGCGACGGAGGCGACCTCGTGA
- a CDS encoding RIO1 family regulatory kinase/ATPase: MAFRRFVRGRVEWSALEAVCREVAARYDQRVARVVFLETDNWLSTPCVVNDRWFVKVLSPRNALVHGLFTTGRNLGMFSSGTEGFFERFANPVEMAEHELSATRRIREIGLNAPEPLEAFAHGEFGVLVLEYLPEFRTIGDLPPAEVREVAPEFFAALARMHDAGLGHGDLRAENVLVADGELYFIDATSLRGSGAADARAYDLACGLAALEPTIGARRAVDAAAHHYATDDLLAARDFVSFIDMRPDHDFDAALLRGEIEKRAA, from the coding sequence GTGGCCTTTCGTCGATTCGTTCGCGGGCGGGTGGAGTGGTCGGCCCTCGAAGCCGTCTGTCGCGAGGTCGCGGCCCGGTACGACCAGCGGGTCGCGCGCGTCGTCTTCCTCGAGACCGACAACTGGCTCTCGACGCCCTGCGTGGTCAACGACCGCTGGTTCGTGAAGGTCCTCAGCCCGCGGAACGCGCTGGTCCACGGCCTCTTCACCACCGGCCGGAACCTGGGGATGTTCTCGAGCGGCACCGAGGGCTTCTTCGAGCGCTTCGCGAACCCCGTCGAGATGGCCGAACACGAACTCAGCGCCACCCGACGGATCCGCGAGATCGGGCTCAACGCACCCGAACCCCTCGAAGCGTTCGCCCACGGCGAGTTCGGCGTGCTCGTGCTCGAGTACCTCCCCGAGTTCCGGACCATCGGGGACCTCCCGCCGGCCGAAGTGCGGGAGGTCGCCCCGGAGTTCTTCGCGGCGCTGGCCCGGATGCACGATGCGGGTCTCGGCCACGGCGACCTCCGGGCGGAGAACGTCCTCGTGGCCGACGGGGAGCTCTACTTCATCGACGCGACCAGCCTCCGTGGATCCGGGGCCGCCGACGCCCGGGCGTACGACCTCGCGTGCGGCCTCGCGGCGCTCGAACCCACGATCGGCGCGCGCAGGGCGGTCGACGCCGCCGCGCACCACTACGCGACCGACGACCTCCTCGCGGCCCGCGACTTCGTGAGCTTCATCGACATGCGCCCGGACCACGACTTCGACGCCGCGCTCCTCCGGGGCGAGATCGAAAAACGCGCGGCGTAG